The Flavobacterium johnsoniae UW101 genomic interval AGAATAATGTTCTTTTTGCTGTAAAATTGGGTCGAAGAAATTCCAGTTAAAAAACGAATCAACACCTTCTGGTTCAAAAGCTTCTACGATATATTTTACGCCTTTTTGGTTCGTTGGCACGATGTAATCACCTTTGGCGAAAGCCATTTTAACGATTTTAGAAGTTACGGTTGTGTTTCTGTGTAAATAATGCCCTTCGTAAGCAGAGGGAACCGTTTTAAAATCGGCAATTCTGTAGCTTTCGACTTCTATAATTGTATCGTTTTTAATTTGTTTAAACGAGATATTGTTGTTTTTCAAAAGATCAATAATATTCCAATATCCTCTCGGCACAATATAAGCTGTAGGAATCACAACTTCTTTAATTGATTTGAATTCTTTAATGTACGGAACGTCTTTTTTGTACGGTTTTGTGCGGTCGTAATACAAACGATTTCCTGTTGTAGCGTCGCTTTTTTTGTAACCCGCTTCATATCCTAAAAACGAAAAGGTGGTGGCTTTTGTGCTGTCTAATTCCCATTTTAAAGTGTATGATTTTTTTGGCTGATATTGCTCTAAATTTTTTACTCTTAAATTTTTAATTTTTTGATAATTTGCATCGGTAAAATCCAAAGTCGATTTCATGTATTCGTAGGTCATTTTTACACGTTCGGCATATTTTTTCAGCATGTGCGTTTCTACCACAAAACCAATTGTATTAAACAGCGAAGTATAACCCGTTGTATATCGCGGACTATCGACAAACTGCCCAAAACCTTTGTCTGGAGTATCTTTAAAAGAATCGACATAAGGCGTAGTTTCGATTTTCTTTTTCTGAAGATCTTTTACCAAAGCCGGCATCATTTCGTTGTTCATAAAATCACCCAAAACCGTTCCCAGTTTATTATGCTGTGTCATGATATACGTCAATTTGTATTGATAATCAGAACCGTTGCTTACGTGATTGTCGATAAAAACATCGGCATTTATTTTCTGGAAAATCTCCACAAAACTTTTTGTGTTTCGGGTATCTGACTTCATTAAATCACGGTTCAAATCGTAGTTTCTGGCATTTCCTCTAAATCCATAAATCTCTGGCCCGTCTTGGTTGGTACGCGTTGTCGAATTTCGGTTTAAAGCACCGCCAATATTATAAACTGGAATGGTAACCAAAACGGTATTTTTTGGTGCTTTCATTTTTCCTGTTGCCAAATCTCTGTAAAACTGCATTGTTGCGTCAATTCCGTCTGGTTCTCCAGCGTGGATTCCGTTATTAACGAATAAAACGGCTTTTGTTTTCTGTATTTTATCAAAATCAAATTCCTTGTCAGGATTAAAGGTGATCATGTGCAGAGGTTCTCCAGAATCTGTCAGTCCCATTTCCTTCATTTGAATGGTTGGAAAATCAGCTGCAAGCATTTTAAAATAAGCAATTGTTTCCTGATACGAAGCAGATTGATTTCCGTTTCCTTTCTCAAAAAACGTATCGTATTTTTTAGTGTTTTGTGCAGTAATGGTTATAGTGAGAAGTGAAAAAAGAAATGTAAAAAGTTTCATGGTTTTGGTTTTATAGTAAATCAAATATATAGTTTTTTGTTTCAAGTTTCAGGTTTCAAGTTTGATGTGCGTCGTGTTTTTTTAACCGCAAAGAGCGCAAAGGGTTACGCAAAGTTCGCAAAGTTTATGTTCAAGGCATTGCGAACTTTGCGTTTTTTAAAACCTAGTATATATAATTCCTTGCGCTCTTTGCGGTTAAATAAACTTGAAACCTGAAACAAGAAAAACTTGAAACAACTTTTTTGACTACTTTTGCAAAATGAATAAAAATCACCATTCCAACAATATACTTTCGAATTTAGGGATTCAGAGCCTGAACGAAATGCAGGAAACTGCTCAGGATGTAATTCTGAACGATAATAACGTTTTACTGCTTTCGCCAACGGGATCAGGAAAAACGCTGGCATTTTTGCTTCCGGTTTTAGAATTATTACAGCCTGAAATTCTTTCGGTTCAATGTTTAATTTTGGTTCCGTCGCGCGAATTGGGACTTCAGATTGAACAGGTTTGGAAGAAAATGGGAACGCAGTACAAAGTAAACATTTGTTACGGCGGACACTCTATTGATACTGAAATCAAAAATTTAAGCAATCCTCCGGCAGTTTTAATTGGAACGCCTGGAAGAATTGCCGATCATATTGACAGAGAAACTTTTAGAACTGATAAAATTCAGACTTTAATTTTAGATGAATTTGACAAATCGCTTCAATTAGGGTTTCACGAGCAGATGTCCTTTATTATTGGCAGATTACCAAAAGTAAATAAACGGGTTTTGGTTTCAGCAACTTCTGATATTGAAATTCCAAAATATACACGAGTGGTAAACCCAACGGTTTTGGATTTTATTCCGGAAGAAGAGGAGAAAGCAAATCTTTCGATGAAAATGATTGTTTCGCCAAGTAAAGATAAATT includes:
- a CDS encoding M14 family metallopeptidase, encoding MKLFTFLFSLLTITITAQNTKKYDTFFEKGNGNQSASYQETIAYFKMLAADFPTIQMKEMGLTDSGEPLHMITFNPDKEFDFDKIQKTKAVLFVNNGIHAGEPDGIDATMQFYRDLATGKMKAPKNTVLVTIPVYNIGGALNRNSTTRTNQDGPEIYGFRGNARNYDLNRDLMKSDTRNTKSFVEIFQKINADVFIDNHVSNGSDYQYKLTYIMTQHNKLGTVLGDFMNNEMMPALVKDLQKKKIETTPYVDSFKDTPDKGFGQFVDSPRYTTGYTSLFNTIGFVVETHMLKKYAERVKMTYEYMKSTLDFTDANYQKIKNLRVKNLEQYQPKKSYTLKWELDSTKATTFSFLGYEAGYKKSDATTGNRLYYDRTKPYKKDVPYIKEFKSIKEVVIPTAYIVPRGYWNIIDLLKNNNISFKQIKNDTIIEVESYRIADFKTVPSAYEGHYLHRNTTVTSKIVKMAFAKGDYIVPTNQKGVKYIVEAFEPEGVDSFFNWNFFDPILQQKEHYSEYIFEDTAGQLLKENPALNAELETKKQNDREFAKNAEAQLDWIYKHSAYYEKAHMQYPVYRVL